One window from the genome of Streptomyces cadmiisoli encodes:
- a CDS encoding DUF2637 domain-containing protein, translating to MRAQMARLDAVLVQALIAAALSFAHIHDVAVAAGQDGWKAWAYPVSVDLLLVAAWRRLRSGTAKAAAWCWFVIALAASLGANVATAGLLDLADVPAWLRILVAGWPAVAFLGGTLLAHSTPHTVPASEVIEDQEDDPEPTPEPPALDLPGIEAPPARPPVPVPAALIDHARKVAAEHHTRTGAPIDTPTLRARLGVPAPMAEAIAAHL from the coding sequence ATGCGCGCCCAGATGGCCCGCCTCGACGCGGTGCTCGTACAGGCGCTCATCGCCGCCGCGCTGTCCTTCGCCCACATCCACGACGTCGCCGTGGCGGCCGGACAGGACGGCTGGAAAGCCTGGGCCTACCCCGTCTCGGTCGACCTGCTGCTCGTCGCCGCCTGGCGTCGGCTTCGCTCCGGCACCGCGAAAGCGGCGGCCTGGTGCTGGTTCGTCATCGCGCTGGCCGCGTCCCTGGGAGCGAACGTCGCCACCGCCGGCCTGCTCGACCTGGCCGACGTCCCGGCCTGGCTGCGCATCCTCGTCGCAGGCTGGCCCGCTGTCGCCTTCCTCGGCGGCACCCTCCTGGCCCACTCGACACCCCATACGGTCCCGGCTTCCGAGGTCATCGAGGACCAGGAGGACGACCCCGAACCCACACCGGAACCGCCGGCCCTCGACCTGCCAGGCATCGAGGCACCGCCGGCACGGCCTCCCGTCCCGGTCCCGGCCGCCCTCATCGACCACGCCCGCAAGGTCGCCGCCGAGCACCACACCCGCACCGGCGCCCCGATCGACACCCCGACCCTGCGCGCCCGCCTCGGCGTCCCGGCACCCATGGCCGAAGCCATCGCCGCCCATCTCTGA
- a CDS encoding bifunctional serine/threonine-protein kinase/ABC transporter substrate-binding protein: MERLIPSDPSRLGGHRLLGRLGAGGMGVVYLARAESGELAAVKVILPEYAGEQEFRARFRREAASAGRVDSPWVVRVLGADAEAEAPWLATAFVPGPSLAEAVAACGPLPARAVRVLGKVLARALASVHTAELVHRDVKPGNVLLALDGPRLIDFGIARPTAAGATELTATDMVVGTPGFLSPEQARARRVGPESDVFSLGCVLAYAATGRPPFGTGAVDALLYRTVHDAPELDGVADEELRALLVRCLDKDPANRPTAEQVDAELVEDAPENSVDWLPDPVVRMVADRSAELLALPGVEPTEVGAQADTPAPGRRRFLTLAAGGAAVLAAGGGAALWAALRDDEEAPARSTGPTWVIGVQADLTGPQKEAGREQERAARLAVERFNSRKNRPFTLALDVADDRGDAARARAAAQRLTGKSGALAVLGPTGYASAEGALEVYEGAGLPLVTVSELSASAALAARLSKSGIYFHAAPTADFAAVTTLVQLGAQGSRRPGLLADRAGGVTVMESVSITHAVAQSMDMDLYTRVVPAVAPDPASVVADMLDHGIDGFCYKGTPERAAAVARALADRGFAGPRFLEASSATAGFTSAAGGAEDDWQVLASYIDPAGEPLRDFAAAYRERFGAAPGIWAAEAYDVTRLVIDRLTALAGKDGRRPRRTEVAAALAKAEFKGLAGTYAFDEQGRRSSPRFHHYRAAGGRFEYVGTADLPTS, encoded by the coding sequence ATGGAGCGGCTGATTCCGTCGGATCCGTCGCGGCTGGGCGGCCACCGGCTGCTGGGGCGGCTGGGCGCGGGCGGCATGGGTGTCGTGTACCTGGCCCGTGCCGAGTCGGGCGAGTTGGCGGCGGTGAAGGTGATCCTGCCCGAGTACGCCGGGGAGCAGGAGTTCCGGGCCCGGTTCCGCCGCGAGGCGGCGTCCGCCGGGCGGGTGGACAGTCCCTGGGTGGTACGGGTGCTGGGCGCCGACGCGGAGGCCGAGGCACCGTGGCTGGCGACGGCGTTCGTGCCGGGGCCGTCGCTGGCCGAGGCGGTCGCGGCGTGCGGGCCGCTGCCGGCGCGCGCGGTACGGGTGCTGGGCAAGGTGCTGGCGCGGGCCCTGGCCTCGGTGCACACGGCGGAGCTGGTGCACCGGGACGTCAAACCCGGCAACGTCCTGCTCGCGCTGGACGGGCCGCGGCTGATCGACTTCGGGATCGCGCGGCCCACGGCCGCCGGGGCGACGGAGCTGACCGCCACCGACATGGTGGTCGGCACCCCCGGCTTCCTCTCCCCCGAACAGGCACGGGCCCGTCGGGTGGGCCCGGAGAGCGACGTGTTCTCGCTGGGCTGCGTCCTGGCGTACGCGGCGACGGGCCGGCCGCCGTTCGGCACCGGAGCGGTGGACGCGCTGCTGTACCGCACCGTCCACGACGCCCCGGAACTGGACGGCGTAGCGGACGAGGAGCTGCGGGCCCTGCTGGTGCGCTGCCTGGACAAGGATCCGGCGAACCGGCCCACGGCCGAGCAGGTCGACGCGGAGCTGGTGGAGGACGCGCCGGAGAACTCCGTCGACTGGCTGCCGGACCCGGTGGTGCGGATGGTGGCCGACCGCTCGGCGGAGCTGCTGGCCCTGCCCGGCGTCGAGCCCACCGAGGTCGGGGCGCAGGCCGATACCCCGGCGCCGGGCCGCCGCCGGTTCCTGACGCTGGCGGCGGGTGGTGCCGCCGTACTCGCGGCCGGTGGCGGCGCGGCACTGTGGGCGGCGCTGCGGGACGACGAGGAGGCTCCGGCGCGGTCCACCGGTCCCACCTGGGTGATCGGGGTCCAGGCGGACCTCACCGGGCCGCAGAAGGAAGCGGGGCGGGAGCAGGAGCGGGCGGCGCGGCTGGCCGTGGAGCGGTTCAACTCCCGCAAGAACAGGCCGTTCACGCTCGCGCTCGACGTCGCGGACGACCGGGGCGACGCCGCGCGGGCCCGGGCGGCGGCGCAGCGGCTCACCGGGAAGAGCGGCGCGCTCGCCGTCCTCGGTCCGACCGGCTACGCCTCGGCGGAGGGCGCGCTGGAGGTGTACGAGGGGGCGGGGCTGCCGCTGGTGACGGTCTCCGAACTCTCCGCCTCCGCGGCGCTCGCGGCCCGGCTGAGCAAGTCGGGGATCTACTTCCACGCCGCGCCGACGGCCGACTTCGCCGCGGTCACCACCCTGGTCCAGCTCGGCGCGCAGGGTTCGCGGCGTCCGGGGCTGCTGGCCGACCGGGCGGGCGGGGTCACCGTCATGGAGTCCGTGAGCATCACCCACGCGGTGGCGCAGAGCATGGACATGGACCTGTACACGCGGGTCGTGCCCGCCGTCGCGCCCGATCCGGCGTCGGTGGTCGCCGACATGCTGGACCACGGCATCGACGGCTTCTGCTACAAGGGCACCCCCGAGCGGGCCGCGGCCGTCGCGCGGGCCCTCGCCGACCGGGGCTTCGCGGGACCGCGGTTCCTGGAGGCGTCCTCGGCCACCGCCGGCTTCACCTCCGCGGCGGGCGGCGCGGAGGACGACTGGCAGGTGCTGGCCTCGTACATCGATCCGGCCGGCGAGCCGCTGCGGGACTTCGCCGCCGCGTACCGCGAGCGGTTCGGCGCGGCGCCGGGCATCTGGGCGGCCGAGGCCTACGACGTCACGCGACTGGTGATCGACCGGCTCACCGCGCTCGCCGGGAAGGACGGCCGGCGGCCTCGCCGCACCGAGGTCGCCGCGGCCCTGGCCAAGGCCGAGTTCAAGGGCCTCGCCGGGACGTACGCGTTCGACGAGCAGGGGCGGCGCAGCTCACCGCGGTTCCATCACTACCGGGCCGCCGGCGGCCGGTTCGAGTACGTCGGTACGGCGGACCTCCCGACGTCCTGA
- a CDS encoding NUDIX hydrolase translates to MSVAGVVVDDQGRALLIQRRDNGHWEPPGGILEREETIPEALQREVLEETGVKIALPATLTGVYKNMTGLIVSLVFRCEAADGVPTTGDETRALRWATREEVSELADEAYAIRVIDALDAVSPPAVRAHDGVKLV, encoded by the coding sequence GTGAGCGTGGCCGGGGTCGTCGTCGACGACCAGGGCCGGGCCCTCCTCATCCAGCGCCGCGATAACGGTCACTGGGAACCGCCGGGCGGCATCCTCGAACGCGAGGAGACCATCCCCGAGGCCCTTCAGCGCGAAGTCCTCGAAGAGACCGGCGTCAAGATCGCGCTTCCCGCGACCCTCACCGGCGTCTACAAGAACATGACGGGTCTGATCGTCTCGCTCGTCTTCCGGTGCGAGGCCGCCGACGGCGTTCCCACCACCGGCGACGAGACCCGCGCACTGCGCTGGGCCACCCGTGAAGAAGTCTCCGAACTCGCCGACGAGGCCTACGCGATCCGCGTCATCGACGCTTTGGACGCGGTGTCTCCGCCGGCCGTCCGCGCCCACGACGGCGTGAAACTCGTCTAG
- a CDS encoding macro domain-containing protein, with product MGDIFSEDADLVVGFTDTYDTSSDDASIISPRSVQGQLLQKIYGGDSQALDSALQDSLYGVSQLSTESRPEKPRGKLVRYPIGTVAVLSKGSTRYYCVAYSKMSNALVARSSVDDLWASLRSAWSVIAVHGHSNSIAMPIVGSELARVDNLGRESLLKMILLSFVAKSREGLISRSLTVVIHPKDADQIDMNEVQAFLRSV from the coding sequence GTGGGTGACATTTTCTCCGAGGATGCTGATCTAGTAGTCGGCTTTACCGATACCTATGACACTTCCAGCGATGATGCGAGCATCATTTCACCAAGGAGCGTCCAAGGGCAGCTCCTTCAAAAAATTTACGGCGGCGATTCCCAAGCTTTGGATTCGGCACTTCAGGATTCACTCTATGGAGTGTCCCAATTATCCACCGAAAGCAGGCCCGAAAAGCCTAGAGGGAAACTGGTTCGCTATCCGATTGGAACTGTGGCAGTCCTGTCGAAGGGGTCAACGCGATACTACTGTGTGGCCTACTCGAAGATGAGTAACGCCTTGGTGGCCAGGTCGAGTGTAGATGACCTATGGGCAAGTTTGAGGAGTGCATGGTCCGTGATCGCCGTTCATGGACACTCCAATTCCATAGCCATGCCAATCGTTGGATCCGAACTTGCTCGCGTCGACAACCTTGGGCGAGAGAGCCTCCTGAAAATGATACTCTTGTCTTTTGTGGCGAAATCACGGGAGGGCCTTATTAGCAGGAGTCTGACAGTGGTAATTCACCCGAAGGACGCCGATCAGATCGACATGAATGAGGTTCAAGCCTTCTTGAGGTCTGTATAA
- a CDS encoding ATP-binding protein has product MHEYTSSTRVWGLTCPGFPEEVSRARRWTRDILRDSPLAEDAELIVSELSANAILHTASGRESGSFHLALAVSPRVIALSVTDDGGTGMAPKVGQQDQEAEHGRGLGMVSVIAHRIVVHETDGGHTVTAELFARTLPGGHPW; this is encoded by the coding sequence ATGCACGAGTATACGAGTAGTACGCGGGTCTGGGGCCTCACTTGCCCAGGATTTCCGGAAGAGGTCAGCCGAGCCCGCCGATGGACCCGAGACATCCTGCGCGACTCGCCGTTAGCCGAGGACGCCGAACTGATCGTGAGCGAGCTGAGCGCGAACGCGATCCTCCACACGGCCAGCGGCCGAGAGTCCGGCAGCTTCCACCTTGCACTCGCGGTATCCCCGCGGGTGATCGCCCTTTCGGTCACGGACGACGGCGGCACCGGCATGGCCCCGAAAGTCGGGCAACAGGACCAGGAGGCCGAGCACGGTCGAGGTCTGGGCATGGTCAGCGTCATCGCGCACCGAATCGTGGTCCACGAAACCGACGGGGGCCACACCGTCACCGCGGAACTCTTCGCCCGCACGCTCCCCGGAGGCCACCCGTGGTGA
- a CDS encoding FtsK/SpoIIIE domain-containing protein, which yields MIDLTTLLEVGGPVAALGGGAAYARAKHPALYWSAVGGPISTVRLLSSYASVMEACGLTVAPSRLRVLAVKATTRREVRPVPPRRGIIRPTTTGLRIRLRLAPGQEPADVAASAERLRHAWGVHAVYVTTVKPGVVELRLVGFDVLRKVRMPRKTDAGFLKVPVALREDAMPFVRDYRAVPHQLTLGATLSGKSMYLRHLVSGLARQNVAMVGFDCKRGVELAPFAPRLSALATEPDEVAELLPVLVKEMDDRYDLIRARQGIAPGTPDEEITSDIWGLPEHQRPVPIVLFVDEVAELFLVATKKDEERRDEMVTQLIRLAQLGRAAGIYLEVCGQRFGAELGKGATMLRAQLTGRVCHRVNDEASAKMALGDIAPEAVMAACAIAPELPGLAVAGDTSGGWSRIRTPYLSLGDAADICRETSHLVPDLSALKPFRPDVPVRTAGAPVPAVQPHAVTD from the coding sequence ATGATCGACTTGACGACGCTCCTGGAGGTGGGTGGTCCTGTCGCCGCGCTCGGCGGCGGGGCCGCCTACGCCCGGGCCAAGCACCCGGCGCTGTACTGGTCGGCGGTCGGCGGTCCGATATCCACCGTCCGGCTGCTCAGCTCGTACGCCTCGGTCATGGAAGCCTGCGGTCTCACCGTGGCCCCGTCCCGGCTGCGGGTTCTCGCGGTCAAGGCCACCACTCGGCGGGAGGTGCGGCCCGTGCCTCCCCGTCGGGGCATCATCCGGCCCACCACGACCGGGCTGCGGATCCGGCTCCGCCTCGCTCCGGGGCAGGAACCCGCCGACGTCGCCGCCTCGGCCGAACGGCTGCGGCACGCCTGGGGCGTCCACGCCGTGTACGTCACCACCGTCAAGCCCGGTGTCGTCGAACTGCGGCTGGTCGGCTTCGACGTCCTGCGCAAGGTGCGGATGCCGCGTAAGACCGATGCCGGGTTCCTCAAGGTGCCGGTCGCGCTGCGGGAGGACGCCATGCCCTTCGTACGTGACTACCGGGCCGTCCCCCATCAACTCACGCTCGGTGCGACGCTGTCGGGCAAGTCCATGTACCTGCGGCATCTCGTCTCAGGGCTGGCCCGGCAGAACGTTGCCATGGTCGGCTTCGACTGCAAGCGCGGTGTCGAGCTGGCCCCGTTCGCCCCGCGGCTGTCAGCCCTCGCCACGGAGCCGGATGAAGTCGCTGAGCTGCTGCCCGTCCTGGTCAAGGAAATGGACGACCGTTACGACCTGATCAGAGCCCGGCAGGGCATCGCGCCCGGCACCCCCGACGAGGAGATCACCTCGGACATCTGGGGTCTGCCGGAACACCAACGGCCGGTACCTATCGTGCTGTTCGTGGACGAGGTGGCGGAACTCTTCCTCGTCGCTACGAAGAAGGACGAGGAGCGGCGCGACGAGATGGTCACTCAGCTCATCCGCCTCGCCCAGCTCGGCCGCGCGGCCGGGATCTACCTGGAGGTGTGCGGGCAGCGCTTCGGCGCCGAACTCGGCAAGGGCGCCACCATGCTCCGGGCCCAGCTCACCGGCCGCGTCTGCCACCGCGTGAACGACGAAGCCTCCGCCAAGATGGCCTTGGGCGACATCGCCCCGGAAGCGGTCATGGCCGCCTGCGCCATCGCTCCTGAGCTGCCCGGTCTCGCCGTCGCGGGGGACACGTCCGGCGGCTGGTCCCGGATCCGCACCCCCTACCTCTCCCTCGGCGACGCCGCCGACATCTGCCGCGAGACGTCCCACCTGGTGCCCGACCTGTCCGCGCTGAAGCCCTTCCGGCCCGACGTCCCCGTGCGGACGGCTGGGGCCCCCGTACCGGCCGTCCAGCCCCACGCGGTCACCGACTGA
- a CDS encoding mobile element transfer protein, which translates to MSANRRFRNVTRIGPVHVGTAYDGRGREKHTAACTAPRCNFSADYDSRAAAELAARTHRCPVR; encoded by the coding sequence ATGTCCGCCAACCGCCGCTTCCGCAACGTCACCCGCATCGGCCCCGTACACGTCGGCACCGCCTACGACGGTCGCGGCCGCGAGAAGCACACCGCCGCCTGCACGGCCCCGCGCTGCAACTTCTCCGCCGACTACGACAGCCGCGCCGCCGCCGAACTGGCCGCCCGTACCCACCGTTGCCCCGTCC
- a CDS encoding carbohydrate ABC transporter permease, producing the protein MSTATAPVNAPRRRPPVRPARVLLHIVLGSMALAWLAPLLWAVYAALRPYAETSEKGYVSLPDTLSPDNFTDAFTQSDMTHYFGNTLLIAVPAVLLTLFLSSMVAFYVARFDFRVNLALLLVFTAGNLLPQQVLITPLYRLYLLVDLPGITMSGKLYDSALGLVLIHVAFQSGFCAFVLSNYMRSLPHELTEAALVDGASVWRLYWQITLPLCRPAMAALATLLSIWIYNDFFWALVLISTGENMPITSALNNLSGQYFTDPNLVAAGALLTAIPTLIVYFLLQRQFVSGLTLGANKG; encoded by the coding sequence ATGAGCACCGCGACCGCACCGGTGAACGCGCCGCGCAGGCGCCCGCCGGTCCGTCCCGCCCGGGTCCTGCTGCACATCGTCCTCGGCAGCATGGCGCTGGCCTGGCTGGCCCCGCTGCTCTGGGCGGTCTACGCGGCCCTGCGCCCGTACGCCGAGACCAGCGAGAAGGGCTATGTGTCCCTGCCGGACACGCTGAGCCCGGACAACTTCACCGACGCGTTCACCCAGTCGGACATGACGCACTACTTCGGCAACACGCTGCTGATCGCGGTCCCGGCCGTGCTGCTGACGCTGTTCCTGTCGTCGATGGTCGCCTTCTACGTCGCCCGCTTCGACTTCCGGGTCAACCTGGCGCTGCTGCTGGTCTTCACGGCGGGCAACCTGCTCCCGCAGCAGGTCCTGATCACCCCGCTGTACCGCCTGTACCTGCTCGTGGACCTGCCGGGCATCACGATGAGCGGGAAGCTGTACGACTCGGCGCTCGGCCTGGTGCTGATCCATGTGGCGTTCCAGTCCGGCTTCTGCGCCTTCGTCCTGAGCAACTACATGCGCTCACTGCCGCACGAGCTGACCGAGGCGGCGCTCGTCGACGGGGCCTCCGTGTGGCGGCTGTACTGGCAGATCACGCTGCCGCTGTGCCGTCCCGCGATGGCCGCCCTGGCCACCCTGCTGTCCATCTGGATCTACAACGACTTCTTCTGGGCCCTCGTGCTGATCTCCACCGGCGAGAACATGCCGATCACCTCGGCGCTGAACAACCTCTCCGGCCAGTACTTCACCGATCCCAACCTGGTCGCCGCCGGCGCCCTGCTCACCGCGATCCCGACGCTGATCGTCTACTTCCTGCTCCAGCGGCAGTTCGTCAGCGGCCTCACACTCGGCGCCAACAAGGGCTGA
- a CDS encoding GntR family transcriptional regulator, whose protein sequence is MSPSLPSGLLGALDPTSDRAVFRQIADQLREAIDRGRFREGEKLPSEAELVEHYGVSRMTVRNSFSVLTGEGLVHAEHGKGVFVRPRPPVRRLASDRFARRHREQGKSAFIVEADAAGSHPQVDSLEVKEEKASQDVSTRLGSVRRVLARRRRYLLDGRPVEFATSYLPLDIARGTQIAEPNPGPGGIYARLEELGHRLDHFEEEIRARMPSPAEVKTLHLAAGVPVIHLIRTAFDTEGRAVEVCDTVMAADAYVLSYQLPAT, encoded by the coding sequence GTGAGCCCTTCACTTCCTTCGGGCCTCCTCGGTGCTCTCGACCCCACGAGCGATCGTGCGGTCTTCCGGCAGATCGCCGACCAGCTGCGTGAAGCCATCGACCGTGGGCGGTTCCGCGAGGGTGAAAAGCTGCCCTCGGAGGCTGAGCTTGTCGAGCATTACGGGGTTTCGCGGATGACCGTCCGCAACTCCTTCTCCGTTCTCACCGGCGAGGGCCTGGTGCACGCCGAGCACGGCAAGGGCGTCTTCGTCCGGCCGCGTCCGCCCGTGCGGCGACTCGCTTCCGACCGGTTCGCCCGGCGCCACCGCGAGCAGGGGAAGTCCGCATTCATCGTGGAAGCGGACGCGGCCGGCAGTCACCCCCAGGTCGACAGTCTGGAAGTGAAGGAAGAAAAGGCCAGTCAGGACGTCTCCACCCGGCTCGGCTCCGTGCGGCGAGTGCTTGCCCGGCGCCGCCGGTACCTCCTCGACGGGCGCCCGGTCGAGTTCGCGACCTCCTATCTGCCGCTCGACATCGCGCGCGGTACTCAGATCGCCGAACCCAATCCCGGTCCTGGCGGCATTTACGCCCGTCTCGAAGAGTTGGGACACCGCCTCGACCACTTCGAGGAGGAGATCCGGGCCCGGATGCCCTCGCCCGCCGAAGTGAAGACGCTTCATCTGGCGGCCGGCGTACCCGTCATCCATCTGATCCGCACGGCCTTCGACACTGAGGGGCGGGCCGTGGAGGTCTGCGACACGGTCATGGCGGCGGACGCGTACGTCCTGTCGTACCAGCTCCCCGCCACGTGA
- a CDS encoding bifunctional serine/threonine-protein kinase/ABC transporter substrate-binding protein encodes MRALRAEDPETLGGHRLLARLGAGGMGVVYLARTESGALLALKVIRAEYAADPAFRARFRREARLATGLTGRWVVPVTAADPEAREPWLATAFVPGPSLAEAVDGHGPLSGHGVAVLGARLARALAEVHAAGLVHRDVKPGNILLALDGPRLIDFGIAQGTHSTALTAPDAVVGTPGFLSPEQARADADEVGPPGDVFSLGCVLAYAATGTRPFGTGGPAAVLYRTVHEEPDLAGLDRLPPPMRTAVRECLAKEPGRRPTAAALRQVLEAVAAGPGHGASGDGDWLPPAVLRVVAERSARALDPPPRSAPSAAPEFSGGDDSAAARPSRRRVFALAGSTAAVLAASGAGAAVLLARRNAAAGGSEGGAPPTRTIGFQADLTGPGKASGRAQERGARLAVAALNSRADARFRLVLKVEDDGGRAAGARESARRLTADRTVVAVVGPTATAAARAAAPVYEKASLALLLVSVDADTAWPSNKPRVVCPTTLLGRERQLPVLDYLTRVSRTRRTAVVEDRAAGDTAWDLARDLRATPPNWDIGGTVTVHPAAVDGNGPRGAADAALAARAQAVVYAGTSPDRAAACARALTAAGFDGPRLGFEPAMRPAFLTAAGEAAEGWLFEAPYTEPEAARTGAAEAFTAVHRARYGADPGRWAAEAYDAVGLVARTLDALGAGSGIERGQVSERVFRVVHDGVAKTLRFRSERTLESENAGFLYQVAGGSFRFLGRHDQVRAEDG; translated from the coding sequence ATGCGGGCGCTGCGCGCGGAGGACCCCGAGACGCTGGGCGGGCACCGGCTGCTGGCCAGGCTGGGCGCGGGCGGCATGGGCGTGGTCTATCTGGCGCGCACGGAGAGCGGGGCGCTGCTGGCGCTGAAGGTGATCCGCGCCGAGTACGCCGCCGACCCCGCCTTCCGGGCGCGGTTCCGGCGCGAGGCGCGGCTGGCGACGGGCCTGACCGGACGCTGGGTGGTGCCGGTGACCGCCGCCGATCCCGAGGCCCGTGAGCCCTGGCTGGCCACCGCCTTCGTGCCCGGCCCCTCGCTGGCCGAGGCGGTGGACGGCCACGGGCCGCTGTCCGGGCACGGCGTGGCCGTGCTCGGCGCGCGCCTGGCGCGGGCGCTGGCGGAGGTGCACGCGGCGGGTCTGGTGCACCGGGACGTCAAACCGGGCAACATCCTGCTCGCGCTGGACGGGCCGCGCCTGATCGACTTCGGGATCGCGCAGGGCACCCACTCGACGGCGCTCACGGCGCCCGACGCCGTCGTGGGCACTCCCGGCTTCCTCTCCCCGGAGCAGGCACGGGCGGACGCGGACGAGGTGGGTCCGCCCGGCGACGTGTTCTCCCTCGGCTGCGTGCTGGCGTACGCGGCCACCGGGACGCGGCCGTTCGGCACCGGTGGTCCGGCCGCGGTGCTCTACCGCACCGTTCACGAGGAGCCCGACCTGGCCGGGCTCGACCGGCTGCCGCCGCCGATGCGTACGGCGGTCAGGGAGTGCCTGGCCAAGGAACCGGGGCGGCGGCCCACGGCGGCCGCTCTCCGGCAGGTGCTGGAGGCGGTGGCCGCCGGACCCGGGCACGGCGCCTCCGGTGACGGGGACTGGCTGCCGCCCGCGGTGCTGCGTGTGGTGGCCGAGCGGTCCGCCCGCGCCCTCGATCCGCCGCCCCGCTCGGCACCCTCCGCCGCGCCGGAGTTCTCCGGTGGGGACGACTCCGCGGCCGCCCGGCCGTCGCGCCGACGGGTGTTCGCCCTCGCCGGGTCGACGGCGGCCGTGCTCGCCGCGTCGGGCGCCGGGGCGGCGGTGCTGCTGGCGCGCCGGAACGCGGCCGCCGGCGGATCGGAAGGGGGTGCCCCACCGACCCGGACGATCGGCTTCCAGGCGGATCTGACGGGGCCCGGGAAGGCGTCCGGCAGAGCGCAGGAGCGCGGGGCCCGGCTCGCCGTCGCCGCCCTCAACAGCCGTGCGGACGCCCGCTTCCGGCTCGTCCTGAAGGTGGAGGACGACGGTGGGCGGGCCGCCGGGGCGCGGGAGAGCGCCCGTCGTCTGACCGCGGACCGGACGGTCGTCGCGGTGGTCGGGCCCACGGCCACGGCCGCCGCCCGCGCCGCGGCCCCGGTGTACGAGAAGGCCTCCCTGGCGCTCCTCCTCGTCTCGGTGGACGCCGACACCGCCTGGCCGTCGAACAAGCCGCGCGTCGTCTGCCCCACCACGTTGCTCGGCCGCGAACGGCAGTTGCCCGTGCTCGACTACCTGACCCGGGTGAGCCGCACCCGCCGCACCGCCGTCGTCGAGGACCGCGCGGCGGGGGACACGGCATGGGACCTCGCCCGCGACCTTCGGGCGACCCCGCCGAACTGGGACATCGGGGGCACCGTCACCGTCCATCCCGCGGCGGTGGACGGGAACGGCCCGCGCGGGGCCGCCGACGCCGCGCTGGCCGCCCGCGCGCAGGCCGTCGTCTACGCCGGCACCTCACCGGACCGGGCCGCGGCGTGTGCCCGCGCGCTCACCGCGGCGGGCTTCGACGGACCGCGCCTCGGCTTCGAGCCCGCGATGCGCCCGGCCTTCCTGACGGCGGCGGGCGAGGCCGCCGAGGGCTGGCTGTTCGAGGCGCCGTACACCGAGCCCGAAGCGGCCCGCACCGGGGCCGCCGAGGCGTTCACCGCCGTCCACCGGGCACGTTACGGCGCGGATCCCGGCCGGTGGGCCGCCGAGGCGTACGACGCGGTGGGGCTGGTCGCCCGCACCCTGGACGCACTCGGCGCGGGCTCCGGGATCGAGCGGGGGCAGGTCAGCGAGCGGGTCTTCCGCGTCGTGCACGACGGTGTCGCCAAGACGCTCCGGTTCCGCTCGGAGCGCACCCTGGAGTCGGAGAACGCCGGCTTCCTGTACCAGGTCGCCGGCGGCTCCTTCCGGTTCCTGGGGCGGCACGACCAGGTGCGGGCCGAGGACGGGTGA